The following nucleotide sequence is from Rhodothermus sp..
GTATTTGAGCCCGAACGTGAAAACAGCCCCGGGGCCCAGCGGCGTGTATTTTTGCGCCAGTTCGTAATAGGGGCTGTCGGGTAGGCCGGCATAGGCCACCCAGGCTACTTTGGGGTGGTCGTGCAGGAATTCGGCCACGGCGCGGGCGTTCGCCACATGCCGTTCCATCCGCACCGAGAGAGTTTCCAATCCCTGGATAAGCAGGAAGGCATTAAAGGGCGACAGGCAGGCGCCCACATCGCGCAACGTCTCGGCCCGAAGTTTCATCAGAAAGCCATGGTGGCCAAACGTATCGTAGAAGCGCAGGCCATGGTAAGAAGGTGATGGATCTGCGATCGTGGGAAAGTGGCTGTAGTCGAACGTGCCGGCCTCGACGACAACACCGCCGATTGCGTTGCCGTGCCCGCCGATGAACTTGGTGGCCGAATGCACGACAATATCGGCCCCCCAGTCGATGGGCCGGCACAAATACGGCGTGGCGAACGTGTTGTCCACAATGAGCGGGATGCGGTGGGCATGGGCCAGCTGGGCCAGCCGTTCGATGTCGAGGATGCTGCCCTGAGGATTACCAATGGTCTCGCCGTAGAGGGCCCGTGTGCGGGGCGTGATGGCTGCCTCCCAGGCGTCGAAATCCATCGGATCGACGAAGTGGACCGTTACCCCCAGCTTTTTAACGGTATGGGTCAGCTGCGTCTTGGTACCGCCGTACAGATGCTTCGAGGCAACGATTTCATCACCGGGCTCAAGAAGCGTCATCAAGGTCAGAAACTGGGCCGCCATGCCGCTGGCCATGGCCACGGCGCCGGTGCCGTTTTCGAGAGAAGCCATTCGTTCCTCGAAGACAGCCGTGGTGGGATTGTTAATGCGCGTGTAAATATTGCCGTATTGCTTTAGCTCAAAAAGCTGGGCGGCGTAATCGACATCATCGAAAACGTACGATGTGGTCTGATAGATGGGGACAGCACGAGCTCCTGTCTCGGCATCGGGAATGTGGCCTGCATGCAGCATGCGCGTCTCAAAACCAAAGGTGCGGCCTGCCTGGCTATGATCGTGAGACTTCACAGCGGTTGTGGAACGTTCGGCCATCGCCTCAGGGGTCGTTTGCTTAAGGCGTAGCACTAACGGGCAGGATGGACACGTGTTTCGAGAACCCGAAATGGGCCGGATAATAAAACCTCTGGATGCTTCGTTAAAAAGGTGACTGCAGCGGCAGTCTTCCGGAAGCCAGAGTCTGGATGCATCCTCCCGACGATCAACTGGTTGCGGCCTACCTGGAGCGGGGCGACACGCAGGCGTTCCGCCAGCTGGTTGAGCGCCATCAGGAGCGGATTTATGGCTATCTGCTCGGGATGGTGCGCGACCCGGAGGTAGCCAACGATCTGTTCCAGGAAACCTTTCTGCGTGTGCTGGCAGCGCTCCGGCACGAACGGGCCTCCTACACACGGCAGGGGCGCTGGCTGGCGTGGGTATTGCGTATTGCCCGCAATGCAGCGCTTGATTACCTGCGCAGCCGGCGACGCTGGCAGGACGTCGTAACGCCGGATGAGGAATCGGAGGGGACCACGTTCTGGGAGCGGTTGCCAGACGAGACCCCAGGCGCTGACGAAATGCTTGAGCAGGCCGAGCTGCAGCTCCAGCTGGCAGCCTGTATCGAGCGGCTGCCGCCCGAGCAGCGCGAAGTGTTGTTGCTGCGCCAGGAGGCCGAGCTGACCTTCCGGGAGATTGCCGAACTCACAGGCGTCTCGATCAACACGGCCCTGGGACGCATGCGCTACGCGCTGTTGAATCTGCGCAAAATGATGCTTTCGGCTCAAAAACAACCGGCTTCAGAATGAGCAAACGGCTACGACGGCGAGAGGCATCGGACTCCATGGAAGATAAGCGGCTATATCTGATCCGTTTGCTTTACGGTGAGGTGTTGCCTGATGGCATGGCTCCCGAAGCGGATCCGGAGCTGGCAGCCGAATGGCAGGCGGTGCAAGAGGTGAAGGCGTGGCTGGATGCACAACCGCGCCATCGGCCCGATCCGACAGTGATCGACTGGATCGTGGCAGCTGCTGCGCGTCCGGGCACAGCCGATCGGCACGCGCGGCGGCTAACGTGGCATCGGTGGCGCTGGGGGCTGGCTGTCGGGGCGCTGACCCTGCTGCTGATGCTGGGGAGCCTCTGGCATCGATTCAGGACTGACAGGCCCCTGGTGCGTATCGGCATGGTGGTGGCCGAGCAGGTGCCCACCACACCAGAGCCGGTCGAAATTACCGGCTGGCTGCCGGTGATCGCCCGGTCCACACCCGCGTCCCTGGAGTCGACGCCGGCACCAGCGCTGGTGCTTCGATGGGACGACCGGGCAGCCGTGCAGCAGGTCTATCGGCAGCTGCAACTGCTGAAAGCTCGAAGCACGCCAGAGCGTTGGGAACCTGCGCTGCCTCTGGAAGCGTGGCCGACAGGCAGCGGCCATCCAGGACTGATTCCAGCTTCCCAACGCCATAACTGAAACCCGCAACCGGTGGAGGTGGCCATGAACCGTCATGGATCGTTCTGGTGGCGTCTGAGCATCGGGTTGCTGCTGGGGCTGAGTACAGGCAGCGTGCAGGCGCAGCGCACGCTGGAAATCCGGAATGGACAGATCTGGTTGGACGGGCAACGCGTTACGCTAAAGTATCAGGCCGGTCAGCTTGACCTGTCATCCGGGCTTACACTGCACCTTCAGTTTTACGGCGACGAAAGCCCCATTTTTTCCCTGAACGGACGATTCTTCCAGGTTCGAGGTAACCGCATCGTGCCAATCAAGCCGACCGAACTCTTTGCGCAGGAAATTTTTGTTCCGGCTGCGTCTTCCCTGGCAGATACGAGCGACCGCATGGAGGCGGTCATGGCCGAGCTGATCGAACAGGCACGGGCGCTGCAGGAGGAAGCAGCGCGCGTCTATCGGAGTGTCGAGCACTGGCAGCAGGTCCGTACGGCTGAGCTGGAACAGCGGTTGGCAGCCATTCAGCAGCGTGCTGCCGCGCTTTCAAAACAGGTGCGTCTGTTGCCCCGACTGGAGTGGGAAACCTATCTGATGCACATGCGGCGGCAGGATGCCGAGCTGGCCCGGCGGCTTGTGGAAGAATGGAACTGGGAGCAGGAGTTGCAGCGTCAGGCGCTTCGAATTCGTCAGATGTCCGAGGGACCGGCGCGTGAAGCGGCCATTGCCGAGCTGCGCCGGCAACTGGAAGAGGTCTTCGAGCGCAAACAGCAGAACCGCCAGCGCGAAATCGCACAGCTCGAACAGCAACTGCGTCTGTTGCGAAAGCGTCTGGATGAACGTAGACGCTACCGCCAGCAAATCATCGAACAACGCCTGCGCGAGCTGCTGGGCAGGCAACGGTGAGAGAAGCAGGGAGGCGGTTCTTGAGGAGGATGCCCAAGATGTTGACATAAGATTCTCAAAGTTTTACCCTTTACTCATTCACTTCAATAAACCATAACTCGGTCAGATCAATGAAGAGGTAGCGGGTGGGTGTGATCAGATGTTTACCCCCCCGCGTGACCGATACTGAAGAAGGCAGGTCGGTCGCTACTACGGATTCTCTGGCGATTGCCCGGGCTATCACAGAAAATACGCCAATTCTACTGAGTGAAAATGAACAACAGGTGTTAACGAAGCTCATGGCAGACACGCTGCTGCAGCGATGGATTCGAGATACCTACTTGTCAATACAACTTCACATGGTCCGGGCATTGCGCAATGATTCGATCCGGCAGCAATGGCTTAAGAAGGCG
It contains:
- a CDS encoding O-acetylhomoserine aminocarboxypropyltransferase/cysteine synthase, with protein sequence MAERSTTAVKSHDHSQAGRTFGFETRMLHAGHIPDAETGARAVPIYQTTSYVFDDVDYAAQLFELKQYGNIYTRINNPTTAVFEERMASLENGTGAVAMASGMAAQFLTLMTLLEPGDEIVASKHLYGGTKTQLTHTVKKLGVTVHFVDPMDFDAWEAAITPRTRALYGETIGNPQGSILDIERLAQLAHAHRIPLIVDNTFATPYLCRPIDWGADIVVHSATKFIGGHGNAIGGVVVEAGTFDYSHFPTIADPSPSYHGLRFYDTFGHHGFLMKLRAETLRDVGACLSPFNAFLLIQGLETLSVRMERHVANARAVAEFLHDHPKVAWVAYAGLPDSPYYELAQKYTPLGPGAVFTFGLKYGSEGPRAAGKKFIESLQLFSHLANVGDVRSLVIHPATTTHQQLSDEELKEAGIKPEMIRLSIGLETLEDLLWDLDQALHAI
- a CDS encoding sigma-70 family RNA polymerase sigma factor, which encodes MHPPDDQLVAAYLERGDTQAFRQLVERHQERIYGYLLGMVRDPEVANDLFQETFLRVLAALRHERASYTRQGRWLAWVLRIARNAALDYLRSRRRWQDVVTPDEESEGTTFWERLPDETPGADEMLEQAELQLQLAACIERLPPEQREVLLLRQEAELTFREIAELTGVSINTALGRMRYALLNLRKMMLSAQKQPASE